The sequence TACATGGGGAAGTTTATTCACAACATTCTAGAAAGCATGGGATCCCAGGCTAGGATTTCACCAGCTCAGTCTGCTTGTTTATGTTCACGCAGATTTTTTCTCTAGTTGAGAAATAAGAGCAGAAGAGTGTCTGATAATATAGCATAAACATAGACCAAAGAAATAGACAGGAAGTTACCATGAATTGCATTCAGAGCTTTATTCTTGCCAAAGTTTGGAGGTTGCGCTAACTCTGGCAGGCTGCCTTGGTAAAGAAGCAAAGCACAGAGGTGAAGCCATGAGGTTCTACATCAGTGGGAATCACAGAGGGGCCTGAGGCTGGTGGATGTACCAGAAGGCATAGCAGAACAGTGAATTCTGGAGCAGGGCTGTCCTGTGTTTTAACAACAGCAGTCGTCCTCATGGTCACAGCACGCAGGACCTCGGGACCTCATGGGGATAATTCCCAAACAGGAGCACCCGGAGCCACAGCACCCAGAGCTGCCACAGCCCCCAGAACTGCAGCCTCCGGAGCTGCAGCACCCGGTACTCTCGCAGCAACCAGACGATTCCGTGTTGCAATTCTGGGGCCTCTGGATCCAGCGTCTCAGAGGACTCACCCCGAAGGTCCAGGGAGCCAGGCAGCAGTAGCTTGTGGAACAAGGTGCAGAGCACGGGTCAGGGGTACAGGACTGGGCGGCTGAGCCACCTGCAGAAGCTTGAACGTAGGAGCTCTGGGAAGGAGAAGGGTACTGGACGTAATAAGTCTGGGTCTGGCAGGGAGCTGGACATTTGACGTAGGTCGTCTGGCATGGAGGTGGACACTTCACGTATGTCTGGCAGGGAGCTGGGCATTTCACATACGTAGTCTGGCATGGAGGTGGGCACTTCACGTAGGTCTGGCATGGAGGTGGGCACTTCATGTATGT is a genomic window of Eulemur rufifrons isolate Redbay chromosome 8, OSU_ERuf_1, whole genome shotgun sequence containing:
- the KPLCE gene encoding protein KPLCE, whose amino-acid sequence is MCDQQKQPQFFPSCVKGSGLGTVQSTKGASVRVPAPSQTQIVSVTGPAPAPAAPGLIAPGLAAPDLAVGSAPASTQTYVKYQVPCQPQTYIKCPAPCQTKTYTYMKCPPPCQTYVKCPPPCQTTYVKCPAPCQTYVKCPPPCQTTYVKCPAPCQTQTYYVQYPSPSQSSYVQASAGGSAAQSCTPDPCSAPCSTSYCCLAPWTFGVSPLRRWIQRPQNCNTESSGCCESTGCCSSGGCSSGGCGSSGCCGSGCSCLGIIPMRSRGPACCDHEDDCCC